A region of the Mus caroli chromosome 7, CAROLI_EIJ_v1.1, whole genome shotgun sequence genome:
CCCTAGAATCGTCCATTATCCATATAACTTCAAGGATGAGGCCTTTTGAGTCTTGTAATTTTCATGAACTTCCAGAGTCTTGCAAGTTTCTTCTGAGTTTCATGAGATACCCTTGAGATACCTCCCTCCTTCCAGAAGGGGATGTTTCAATCTAGAGACACATGGGGACCTAACAGACTTCCCAACTTTTTGACTTAGGAGTCCTATTTTCATATATGGGGGCTACATTCAAAAGAATGGAATTCAGAGAACACTCctacagagatggatgctgttTTGAATAGCAAGGGAGGGATGCTTATGATAAGAACTAGGCAGTCTTACCTTTATTTTTTGACTTATTTCTTCAAATGCTGGTGCCTATTGTCTGATGGGAAAGGTGATGGATGGATCACTGTGCCCTTTATCTGGAGCTGGAGTAGGAACCTATGTTCTTTATTGAACTCCTTGAGTTTCCTGATGAGGAACCTCATGTTCAGAGAAATAAAGTGCCCTGCCCAAGGTCTGTGAGAGCACCAGAGCCTGATAAATTagaaagctgaaaagaaaaaggatggtCAAAGCAGAATATAAatatgcatgcctgcatgtgtgcatgcatgtgcagaggccagaaagacaCCGGGTAGTCTGTATCACCCTCCACCTCATCCTTTAAGATGGGGTCTTTCATTGAACTTAGAGCTAGGCTGGTAGACAGTAAGCCTCAGTTATCcttctgtctctaactccagAAGCCCTGGGGTCACAGGTATACTAAGGCCAAGTTCAGCTCTATTTTACAGGTATTTAAATTTAGATACTCTCTCTTGTGCAGCAattgctcttaccagctgagctatctccttaGACCCCTGGAATTCTTTGTTCTAAAGAGAACATTATTCAAAGAGCTTCCTCAGCCTagagctctgtgtgtgtcccctccctccccccttttctcctttattCACCCCAGACAAATGTTTACTGCTGAGCTATTATACACCCCTAGCCTGTCCtattcttctgagattcatgtcCTCACAACATGGACCTTCTGACAAGTAAATGTGGCTTGGGATTGGCTTCTCAATTGAGCACCCTTTGAGGAATTTGACAACTTGGAGGCAGAGAGTTGGGAGCTGTTTATATAAGAATGTGGCCTGAAAACAAGCAGGAGCGTTTGTTCAATCGTGGGTTTTGTAGTTACTCCTGCTGCAGAGTCTCCTTCACAAGAGGAAAGCCCTTTACCATCAGCCATTTAGAGAGAAGCCATGTGCtgctctgtgggctgtgttctcctcCAGCAGGTGCTTTCCGTAATTGGCTGGTTTTCGATGATTGAGCAACTCCATAGTTTGACCAGGCATTTCCAGATCTTCTCTGGGAGAAAAGAGTCATTGGCTGCGGTTCCCAAGGGAAAACCAGCTCTGACGTCAAAGCTTTTAGAACCCAACCTGTAACTTACACATTAGGAATTGCCACAGGTGATTCTAGTTAGAAGCACCCTTCACTCCAAGGGGTTGACAACGTCAGTACAGAAGCAGTTTAGGTCACCAGCATCCACAGAGCCACCCTAAGGTCTCAACATGCTTTCTCCTTTTGCCTCATCTATTGAAAACCCAGCTCCCAACAcgttctagagcagtggttctcagccttcctgatccTGCGACCCTTTAAGATAGTTCCTTGTTttgtggtgactcccaatcataaaattatttttgttgctatttcataactgtaaaatTTTGGTACTgtcatgaattgtaatgtaaatctctgttttccaatggtcttaggtgacccctgtgaaggggTTGTGTGACCCCAAAAGGGTCGCAgtcccataggttgagaaccactgctttagaaggTAAGGCTTTGGGAGGTGGAGATgttagctcagttggcagagtgcttgccagGCATGCAGGAAGTCCTGGTTCCTCCCAAAGCATGGGGTAAACACCCAGGTGGTGTTGCATGCCTGCAATTCTAGcattgagaggcagaggcgggaatGGTCAGGCTGTGGAAACTGAGTCCATGAGAAGAGGACTAGTACCCTTAAGAGAGAGGCCTcaccctgatatagctacctTTTCACATTACtgtgaaaaaaattgaagagaaagagttatttgggcttacagtttgagCAGTCTTCATTTATAACGGCAGAGAAGGCACAGCATACTTCACACTGTGGAGAACGTGTCTGGGATTCCTCAAATTTccccagagcaggaagcagagacagagaggggaagaacTTGGGTTAGAAACAGGCTTGACTATGACCTCTAAGGCGAGGCTCTACTGATCCACTTCCTGTAGTCACGTTCCACATTGTAAGGTTCTCCAATCTTTCTGAACGGTGCCACCAcgtggagaccaagtgttcaaacactgTAGGGACATTACGTATTCAAACCATTACCCCTACTGTGGGAAGGTATAGTACAAAAGTTATAGAAGTTAGGTCCTCCTCAGACACCACATCTGTTGGTGTCGAGACACTGGACTTTCTAGATGGTAGAATTCTGAGAAATGAATTGCTGTTTGTAAGCCGCCAGTCTATCCCAGTCTGTGACATCATGGTGTAGCCTCCCACACAAAGACAAGCATCTACTGATACATATGTTTCTCTGCtcctttgtttatttgctttgtgagtcagagtttgtttgtttgtttttaaacagaatttcactatgtagcctggctaAAACtaatgtagactaggctagcttcaaattcacagaaatacaCCTGACTTTATCTCCCAAGTCCTAGGCTTACAAACTTGTGCCATCACTTGGGCCTTATTTGATTGACAGACAGGGAGCTCGTCTTGCAGTAGGCTTGGGAGGTGCCACTGCCCATTACTGCACCAGAACGCAGAGTGATCAGCCTAACGGAACCTGCTTTTCCTCCGGCTTTTCTGGAAGTCTGGTTGTACAGTTAGTTATTATTTATGGTGGTATGTCTCAGGCTTCTCCCCATTTATTTAACTATCAACTTAGAATGGATACCCAACTCCTTACTGACAGAATATATGTAACAGGCACAGCTACATCGGCACAGCTGTGTAGTGTGTTCGTAGAGCAGGTAGAACTGGATTCTGAAGGAGCCCTGGGATCTCCTTATTGGTCATTACAGGTGACCTGTGCCCTCAGTGTTTCCTCTGGATTCCAAATTCTGCAGAAGAAAAGGGAGGCATTAGGTCCCCAACTTGTAAAAGCTGCGAAGTCCCAAATCAAACTCCAGAAAGAGACCTACTTATcttctacctatctatctatctatctatctacctatctatctatctacctacctgtctgtctgtttatctatctatctatctatctatctatctatctatctatctatctatctaggtatccccctccctctcttgaaATCTGCAACAACGACCCACAATCTTGGAGGCTAacaaggggatggggagggcttCTCTTAGCCGCACAGACTCCTGGGACATCACTGTTAAGCCTTTGACAAAGTTTGTACTCTCCAGtggtaaatttctttttatttatttacttatttattttttgagacagggtttctctgtgtagtcctggctgccctggaactcactctgtagaccaggctggcctcgaacttagaaatctgcctgcctctgtctcccaagtgctgggattaaaggtgtgcgccgccaccacccggcttgtaaatttcttttttttttttcttttagtccaTCCTTTGTTAAAACACTAGATCACAGCCCCGTGGCAAGTGTTTGTGTGGCAGCGGCCCAGCACGTCTCACTTGGAGGGCCGTGTGATGATGCCCGTGGAGAAGTTGAACAGGTCACTGTTGATCTTGCGCAGGctacccacctcctcctccagatCAAACACAGATGCTGGCATCATCTGGCTGCCTAGCTTGTTCTTCTCCAGATGGCTGGACAACACTGCCTGCAGCTGCTCCAGACGCTCCAGGTAGCTAGGCTCTTTGCCCTGCAGGTGGAGTCCTAGCTGCAGACGCAGGCCCCCACCCTGGACTTCATCTCCATGCTCAGCCCCCAGCAGGTGCTTGTTGaagtggggcaggggcaggctggGCCTGAATTCAGGGTTCAGCATGCTGGGTGGGGCCAGAATGATGGCTGCATTGGTCACTGGGCCTTTGAGGGTGACTGTGCGCAAGCACTGCTTGCTCTTCACGTCCCACAGCCGCACTGATTCATCGTGGGAGCCGGAGAGCAGAACACTGCTGTCTGTTGACACCGACAGGCATGTcacttggttcctgtgtcctttgAAGACCTTCCCTGTGTTCTGCTCAGGCTGGAAGCTATACTCCCTCAGTCCGGGCCAGCTGCACAGGTCCACCTGGAAGATGGAGCCATCGCTGCCTCCGCAGAATAGGTGGTGCTCGGCCAGGTCCATGGTCACAGACGTGATGCCCATGTCAAACAAGACAGACAGCAGCAGGTCCCCCGAGGCGATGGCCCAGAGCTTCACGGTCTGGTCCAATGAAGCGGTGGCCACCCGGGCCATGGGGCCTCCGAAGCCGCAGTGCAGGTCTGTGATCGGGAGCGTGTGCTGGGACCAGACATGTCTTGGGGCCAGGATCCTGGACGGGTCTGCCTGTAGCACACTGCAGAGGCTCCAGGCCAGCGCCAGGCAGTCCTTGCCCGCGGAGACAAAATGGCTGCCATCCCCTGTAAACTTCAGGCAGGACACGTCCTGGTAGTGCCGGCTGAGGATGACCAGGAGGTTCCCGGTGCCAACCTCCCACAGGTAGATGCTCTCTGCAATTCCTGCCAGGACATACAAGCCATTAGGTGCTGTGGTCAGACAGGTGACAGGCCCAGGACACATGATTTTCTGTTGGAGCTGATCCTTACGCTGCAGCTCCCAGGCGCAGATGTAGTTCTGGCCCTGCTGCGCCGCCAGCAGGTACTCGCCATTGAGTAGCGCCAGGCCTCGCAGCCCCACTTGGCCGCCTCGGTAGGTGAGCAGGTTGGCGCCCGAATGAAGCTCCCACACCACGCAGTTCCAGAGCTGCGCCGCAGCGTCAGTACACACCACCACTTCCATGGGCGCCGCCATCTTGCTCTCGGTAAACGTCTTTACGTTGTGTATTTCTTCACTTACTACGTTGACGGGTGGTCACGTGTCTAGGGTGTGAAACCGCTCTGTAGCTgaggaccttgaacttttgatcctccagCCTCCGTCTACCTTCGGAGTActggccaccacacccagttttagctttaatttttgagatagagctttggtatgcagcccaggctggactcagaaatCACAACCTGCTTGCCTCTCCACCCTGAGGggtagggttacaggtgtgcaccttCACACCCTGTGGCATCCCTTATTTTAGATATGAGAAAACTGAGACCCGAGGCAGTCAACGGACTCCCTCTGAGTGATGCAACTGTAGCCACTTTCTACCCCATTGTCCAGTatacaaccccctcccccatggctTCACATTAGCACACAGGGACCGGAGTGAAGGCAGACTTGAAGATCCCATGGCACATGAGCCACTTAATCACCTtaaaactgggcgtggtggcacattcctggaagccctggagacaggaagaagtttaagatcatccttggctaaaAATAAGTTTGAGGCCGGCCTTTGTGACAtgcgaccctgtctcaaagcaaaaataaaaacacaaccaaccaccaccacccaaaaaaacaaaaaacaaaacccacatgtttttaaaaacaagatttctCCTCCCTTCATCACTTTCAAGCAAAGGGCAAAAAAAGTAAAGATGGTATGGACTAGATTAATCTTTGTGAGTTAGAAACTTCAGAACAATAAAGTTTCTGCCCCTCTCGCTCACAAGTTTTGCGCATTCCACTCTGCGGCACTTTCTGTGTGTTTAAGGAAACCCTTCGTCCAGATGAAACTTTGTTCCAATTCTGAGTCAGCCTTGGTTTCACTTTCAAATCACTGCGTAGCAGTCTGGTAAAACGTTGAGGAAGGAGTAAGAAGGGAAAGCTGGAGGGTGGGGCTGGGCGGGGCGAGTGAGCAATAGCTTGTTCAGAGGATGCCACCCGGGAGTAACAGGCAGTAATTAATAACATGGCGGTCAGAGTCACAGCCCTAGTGTTAATTAAAGAGCTTCCTCCTCGCTGGCTTATTCTCTAGGGCCCCCTTGGAGGAGCTCGCGGACTTTAATGCTTCTGTCTGAGGTTGTTCGCATCCGTTGATGGGGACAGGAAGGCCAGGTCCTCAGAgaatcagaaaacaacaacacaaacccaATAACAGCCCCTGGGCAGCTGGACTGGCTTCAGGAAGGTACATTGACCTGTACTTCAGAAAGCTTCAGACACATCTCAAATTGAGTTTTTATAACCCGGGTCCTGACTTTTGTCAGGAGAGTGGAGTCTGGAGGGGACAGCTTCAAGATTAGCATATGGTAGAAGCCAACTGGCATAGAAGCACAAACCTTTCTCTGACTCTTACTAGCCGTTTTTCCCTCTGGTACTTGGGACTTCATCAGGGACCCCCTGGGACTGAGCCATAGCTAAAACATTCCCACATTTTagtgagtcaggaggatcacCCAGATTGAAGTGTAGTCTGTATGAGCCTTGGGGCCAAACTTGGCATTCAGATTTCTCCCGAGTG
Encoded here:
- the LOC110298513 gene encoding WD repeat-containing protein 18-like isoform X2, with protein sequence MAAPMEVVVCTDAAAQLWNCVVWELHSGANLLTYRGGQVGLRGLALLNGEYLLAAQQGQNYICAWELQRKDQLQQKIMCPGPVTCLTTAPNGLYVLAGIAESIYLWEVGTGNLLVILSRHYQDVSCLKFTGDGSHFVSAGKDCLALAWSLCSVLQADPSRILAPRHVWSQHTLPITDLHCGFGGPMARVATASLDQTVKLWAIASGDLLLSVLFDMGITSVTMDLAEHHLFCGGSDGSIFQVDLCSWPGLREYSFQPEQNTGKVFKGHRNQVTCLSVSTDSSVLLSGSHDESVRLWDVKSKQCLRTVTLKGPVTNAAIILAPPSMLNPEFRPSLPLPHFNKHLLGAEHGDEVQGGGLRLQLGLHLQGKEPSYLERLEQLQAVLSSHLEKNKLGSQMMPASVFDLEEENLESRGNTEGTGHL
- the LOC110298513 gene encoding WD repeat-containing protein 18-like isoform X1, giving the protein MAAPMEVVVCTDAAAQLWNCVVWELHSGANLLTYRGGQVGLRGLALLNGEYLLAAQQGQNYICAWELQRKDQLQQKIMCPGPVTCLTTAPNGLYVLAGIAESIYLWEVGTGNLLVILSRHYQDVSCLKFTGDGSHFVSAGKDCLALAWSLCSVLQADPSRILAPRHVWSQHTLPITDLHCGFGGPMARVATASLDQTVKLWAIASGDLLLSVLFDMGITSVTMDLAEHHLFCGGSDGSIFQVDLCSWPGLREYSFQPEQNTGKVFKGHRNQVTCLSVSTDSSVLLSGSHDESVRLWDVKSKQCLRTVTLKGPVTNAAIILAPPSMLNPEFRPSLPLPHFNKHLLGAEHGDEVQGGGLRLQLGLHLQGKEPSYLERLEQLQAVLSSHLEKNKLGSQMMPASVFDLEEEVGSLRKINSDLFNFSTGIITRPSK